TGCCCCGGGCCATGGAGTGCCCGGCGGAACCGGACGAGTCGTTCGAGTCGTACGAGTCGCGTGAAGCGGTCAAGACGCGTGAAGCGGTCAAGACGCGTGAAGCGGTCAAGACACGTGAAGCGATCGAGAGGTGCGAGCCGGCGGCCGAGGGGCGTGAGCCTGCCGAGCCGCGGGTGCCCGCGACCCGGGAAGCGATCGAGCCCGCCGGCTCCGGACGCCCGACGCACTGACCCGGCCTCGGGAGTGCCCGGGCGGGCCGGCGGACCCGCTCAGCTCTGGTTGAAGAAACCGTCCTGCGGACGCCGGCGGGTCTCGCCGCCGATGATCTGGGTGTCGGCGGGGGTGAGCAGGAAGACCCGCGTCGCCACGCGCTCGATCGAGCCGCGCAGGCCGAAGGCGAGACCGGCGGCGAAGTCGACCACGCGCTTGGCGTCGTGCGGCTCCATCCCGGTCAGGTTCACGATCACCGGAACACCGTCCCGGAAGAGCTCTCCGATGCCCCGGGCGTCCCGGAAGCCGTCGGGGGAGACGGTGGCGATCCGGCGGCCCTGATCCTGGGCGGTGTCCGTGGCCACCCGGACACGGGGGTCCGTCACCCAGGCGTCGCCGTTCTCGGCACCGTCGGCGTACTCGTCGTCGTAGTAACGCTCGTCGTTGTCCTCGACGAGTCCCAGCCAGGCACTTGCCTTGCGCACCGATCCCATGGACGCCTCCTTTCAGCGCGGTCACTTGTGGTTCCGCAATCCCTATCGTCGTCCATGATGCGGATCGCGCGCCAAGTGGATACACGGCGCGCAGGGGATTCGTGACGGTACTGGTGCAGAACGTGAGCGTCGATTTCTGGCGATACGTCAGGAAACTTGCGGTATGCGGGGCCTGACGGAGGGGCGCGCAACTTAAAATATGAAAGTCGGGCCAGAAGGGTGACGATGGGCGCGTACGGGTGAACGACCCGGCTCGCTACGATGCCGCGAAGCCGCTCGACGGCACTTCGCACGGCTCACGGGGGCACCTCATGTTCGGAATCGTCAGACCCTGCACACACCGGCTCACCGACGGACTCAAAGTCGAGTGGATGGCCCACCTCTGCGGCCTCTGCCTGGCACTTCGCGCGGACCACGGGCAGTTCGCCCGGGTCGTCACCAACTACGACGGGCTCATTGTCTCGGTTCTGACGGAGGCTCAGACCGGCGCGGTGGCGAGCGGGCGGCGCACCGCGGGCCCCTGCCCGCTGCGCGGGATGCGGACCGCGCCCGTGGCCCAGGGGGAGGGTGCGCGCCTCGCCGCCGCCGTCTCGCTCGTTCTCGCCTCGGCGAAGGTACGGGACCACGTCGCCGACCGGGACGGCCTGTTGGCGCGCAAGCCCGTCGCCGCGGCGGCCCGCCGGGTCGCCCGCTCCTGGGACCGGGCCGGCGCCAGGACCGGCCGCGCCCTCGGCTTCGACACCGCCGTCCTCGTCGACGCGGTCGACCGGCAGACCGGGCTCGAGTCCCTCGCCGGCCTCGGGACCCCGCTGCTCGCCGTCACCGAGCCGACCGAGACCGCGACCGCTGCCGCCTTCGCGCACACCGCGGTCCTCGCGGGGCGCCCGGACAACGCGGCGCCGCTCGCCGAGGCCGGCCGGCTCTTCGGCCGCCTCGCCCACCTCCTCGACGCCGTCGAGGACCAGACCGCGGACGCGGCGGCGGGCGCCTGGAACCCGCTCACCGCGACCGGCACCTCCCGGGAGGAGGCCCGCCGGCTCGCCGACGACGCCCTGCACGGGATCCGCCTCGCGCTGCGGGACGCCGAGTTCGCCGACGGCAAGCTCGTCCACGTCCTCCTCGCCCACGAGCTCCGGACGTCGGTGGACCGCGCCTTCGGCACGACGAGCTGCTCGCACGGGACGCCGGGACCGGGCCAGGGTCCGGTACCGGGCAATCCGTACGCGGGCGGGCCCTCGGGCCCGTACGACCCCTACGGGGGCGGGAACCCCTACGGAGGCGGCGCGGGCGGCCCGGCCGGACCGGGCGGGCCCGGCGGGCTGCCGCCGCAGTTCGGCGGCGGAGCGCCCCAGGCACCCAAGCCGCGCGGCTTCCTCGCCGGGTGCGCCGCCTTCACCTGGCTGTTCTGCACCTGCCAGATCTGCTGCGCCAAGGAGTACGAGGGCCCCTGGTCCCGGAAGAAGCGCGAGGGCTGCTGCCGGGACTGCAACTGCGACGGCGGCTGCGGCAACTGCGACTGCTGCTGCCCCTGCGACGGCTGCTGACGGCCCGTCCGTCCCCGCCCCGCCGGAGACACCCCGCCGCTACTTCGTCGGCGCCGGGATCTCCGGCGGGGTGATCTGCGACCGCTCGATGCCCGACTCCGTCACCCCCCACTTCTTCAGGATCCGGTCGTACGTCCCGTCGGCCTTCAGGCCGTTCACCGCCGCCTGGAACGCGGGGGCGAGCGGGGTGCCCTTCTTGAAGGCGAAGCCGACGTCGAGCCGCCGGTACTCGTTGAGGAACTTCACGTTCTTCTGCTGCGTCACCGCGTACCGCACGCCGTTGATCGTGCTCATCACGACATCGCTGCGGCCCTGCTGGAGCGCCATCCAGACCGCTCCCGTCTCGTTGAAGACGTTCACCTCGTACGGCTGCTTCCCGGCCTCCGCGCACCGGCCCTTGTTCTGCTCCAGGGTCCGTTCGAAGGTGGTGCCGGCGCCCGTCGCGACCTTCAGGCCGCACAGCTGCGTGAGGTCGGTGACCGCCTTCAGCGGGCTGTCGGACCGCGTGGCGAAGCCCTGGCCGTCGTTGACGTACGTGACGAAGTCGATGGTCTTGCGGCGCTCCTCGGTCACCCCGAAGTTCCCGGTGCCGACGTCGTACTTGCCGCTGCCGAGCGCCGGCAGGATCGCCTCGAAGCCGACGGCCTCGCGCTTCACCTCCAGGCCGAGGGCCTTCGCCACGGCGCCCGTGAAGTCGGCGTCCACCCCGACCACGGTCCTGCCGTCGGGCAGGTAGGCCGAGCTGGGCGGGGTCCCGACCGAGGCGGCGACCGTGAAGCTGCCGCGCTGCCGGACGTCGGCGGGGAGCAGCTTCGCCGCGGCCTCGTTCTTCTTCACCGCCGACACCACGTCCTCGCTCGGGAGCGCGCCCTTCGCGGCGCCCGGTGCTCCGGAGGCCCCGGCCGGAGCGGTCGTGGGCTCGCCCCCTGCGCAGGCGGTGAGCGTGAGCGCGGCGGCGGTGATCAGCGCGAAGCCGAGGGCCGTGCGGGTGGTGCCGGAAGTCGTGCGGGTGGTGCCGGACGTGGTGCGCGTGGTGCCGGAACTCGTACGCGTACTCATGGTTTCGGGTTCTCCAGGAGCTTCTCGAACGGCAGGGGGCCGAGCGACTCAAGGTCGGCGGACACGTCGAAGAGCGGCCGGTAGCCGGTCGCCAGGTAGAGACCCCTGGCCTCCGGCTGGCGCGCCCCGGTCGTCAGATGGATGCGGGTGTAGCCGCGGGCGGCGGCCTCGCGTTCGAGCACGGTGAGGACGCGGCGGGCGAGCCCGCGCCTGCGGTGTGCCGAGTGGGTCCAGATCCGCTTCAGCTCGGCGGTGTGTTCGTCGTAGCGGCGGTACGCGCCTCCGGCCACGGGCCGGCCCTGCTCCATGAGGAGCAGGAAGGCGCCGTCGGGAGGGGCGAACTCGGAGGCCGGGTAGAGGCTCAGATCGTGCGCGGAGCCGTACCGGGTCGTGTACTCGTACGCCAGCTCGTCGAGGAGCGGGCGTGCCAGGGGGTCGGTGGTCGTGGTCCGGTACACGGACAACGCGAAGGTCATGACGGTCCTTCAGGACGAAGGAGAACAGCGGGGCAGGGCGAGGGGAGGGGAGAGCTCAGGCACTCACGAGGGGCCTGGGTGTGAAGGCGCCGCGGAAAACAGCACGCGGGCAGGGGCAGAGCGGAGGGTCAGCTCAACAGGAAGAGGACCACACGCGACCGAAGTCGATGTGGGAGCGCGTGACCAGCTGCTGCTGCGGATGCATGGCCCCAGTGGAACAGGCATCCGTTTCCGCGTCAACCACGATGAGACGCACGGCTCACCCTGTGGACACCCTTGACAGTGGGGCGTGTTGACCGCATAGCCTCGAAGGGCGGATCGGGCTGAGGGGCCCGGATCCGTGCTCTGCGCGTGTGAAGGCGCACCCCCGTGTTCGATCCGCCTCTGGCATCCACGGAGCCTTCGCATGTCCGCGACTCTCGTCAAGACCCCCTCCACGGCCCCGCCGGCCGAGCCGCCTCCCCGTGTCGTCGCCACCCGGCGCGCCGGCCAGTGGGCCGCCGCGGCCGTCGTCCTCGTCCTCCTCGGCCTGGGACTCCTCTCGGTCGTCCGCAACAAGGCCTTCCAATGGGACGTCGTCGCCGAGTACTTCACGGCCGCGTCCGTCCTGCGCGGTCTGGGCCTCACCCTGTGGCTGACCGCCCTCGTCATGGCCCTGGGTTTCGTCCTCGGCACCCTGCTCGCCGTCTTCCGCATGTCCGCCAACCCGGTGCTTCGCGCGGTCAGTTGGGGGTACGTCTGGTTCTTCCGGTCCACCCCGATCCTCGTCCAGCTGCTGTTCTGGTTCAACATCGGCGCGCTCTATCCGACCGTCCTCGGCGTGCACACGGTCAACCTCCTCGGTCCCGTCGCCGTCGCCGTCATCGGCCTCACCCTGCACGAGGCCGCCTACGCCGCCGAGGTCGTGCGCGGCGGCATCCTCTCCGTCGACCGCGGCCAGATCGAGGCCGCCCAGTCCCTCGGCCTCGGCCGGTGGCGCCGGCTCACCCGGATCGTGCTGCCCCAGGCGATGCGCTCGATCGTCCCGCCGGCCGGGAACATGCTGATCGGCACCCTCAAGGGCACCTCGATCGTCTCCGTCATCGCCGTCCAGGACCTGCTCTACTCGACCCAGCTCATCTACCACCGCACGTACGAGGTCATCCCGCTGCTCCTCGTCGCCACCCTCTGGTACGTCGCCGTCACCTCGGTCCTCAGCCTCGGCCAGCACTACGTCGAGCGGTACTACGCCCGCGGAACCGGCAGCGCCCGATGAGCCCCCGTCCGTCCCTCGCCATCGTGGGCGCCGGGCCGCGGGGGACCGGATTCCTCGAACGGCTCGCCGCCAGCCTGCCCGAGCTGTACGGCGACGACCCCCTCGACCTCCACCTCGTCGACCCGCACCCGCCGGGCCCGGGCCGGATCTGGCGCACCGCACAGTCCCCGCTGCTCTGGATGAACTCCCAGGCCGAGGACGTCACCATGTTCACCGACGAGACCGTGCGGCTCGACGGGCCCGTCCGGCCGGGACCCACCCTCGCCGACTGGGCGGCCCTCGACGGCCGCACCTTCCCCACCCGCCCGCAGCAGGGCGCCTACCTGCGCTGGGTGTACGAGCGGACCCTCGCCGCCCTGCCCGCCTCCGTCACCGTCCACGAGCACCGCACCACCGCGCTGCGGATCGGCGGCCCCCGCGACGGACGCCAGCGGGTCTGGCTGGAGGCCGGCGCCGAGCCCCTCCTCGCCGACGTCGTCGTCCTCACCGTCGGCCACCTCGACGCCGAACCCGACCCGGAGCAGCGGGCGCTCGCCGACTTCGCCGCCCGCCACCGGCTCGTCCACCTCCCGCCCGACTTCACCGCGGACGCCGACCTCTCCGCGCTGCCCGCCGGCGAGCCCGTCCTCGTACGCGGCTTCGGCCTCGCCTTCGTCGACCTGATGGTGCTCCTCACCGAGGGCCGCGGCGGACGGTACGAGGGCGAGGGCGACGACCTCGTCTACGTACCCTCCGGCCGGGAGCCCGCGCTGCACGTCGGATCGCGGCGAGGCGTCCCGTACCACTCGAAGATCGGATACGTCCTCGACGGCGAACGGCCCCCGCTGCCCCGGTTCTTCGGGACCGAGCAGACCGACGCCCTCCTCGACCGGGCCGGGCCGCTCGACTTCCGGCGCGACGTGTGGCCGCTCGTCGACAAGGAGCTCGGCTGGGCCCACTACCACCGGCTCTTCTCCACCCACCCCGAGCGGACCTCCCTCGCCTGGAGCGCCTTCGAGCGGGCCTACGCGGAGGCGCCGCCGCGCGGGGCGGAGGTCGCCGCGCTCGTCGCCGCGGCCGTCCCCGACCCCGCCGACCGCTTCGACCCGGACGTCCTCGACCACCCCCTCGACGGGGTCCGCTTCGGCTCCGCCGAGGAGCTCCAGCGCGGCCTGCGCGACTACGTCACCGACGATCTGACCCGCCGCCACGACCCCGCCCACAGCCCCGACGCCGCCGTCTTCGCCGCGCTGCTCTCCGTCTACGCGCAGCTCCTCAGGCTCGGCGACCGGATCGACACCGGCAGCTGGTGGCACGGCTTCTTCAGCTACCTCGCCTCCGGCCCGCCCGGACCCCGGCTGCGGCAGCTCCTCGCGCTCTCCCGCGCCGGTGTGGTCCGCTTCCTCGGACCCCAGGTCACCGTCGAGGCCGACGAGGAGCGCGGGGTCTTCCGGGCCGCGTCCACCGCCGTCCCGGGGGAGTGGACCGAGGCGCGCGCCCTCGTCGAGGCCCGGCTGCCCGACCCCACCCTGGAACTCACCGGCAGCCCGCTGCTGCGCGCCCTGTACGAGGACGGGGCGCGGGCCACCGCCAGCGGGCTCCTCGTCGTCGACCCCGCCGACGCCCGGATCCTGGAGCGCGACGGTCGCCCGCACCCGCGCCGCTTCGCGCTCGGCCCGCACACCACCGCCCGGGCCGGCGGGGCCTTCACCCGGCCCCGTACCGGCGGGATCGCCTTCGGGCAGAACGACGTCGCCGCCCGGGCCGCACTGACCTTCCTGCGCGAGCAGAGCGAGCAGAGCGACCGGAGCGACGGGAGTGACCGGAGCGATGGCAGTGACCGCGGCGACCGGACCTGTCGTCTTCCGGCTCCGCTGAGCGCCTGATCCGCGCTCCCCCTTCTGCTTCCCGACCCGTTCCCGAGGAACCGCCATGTCTCTCACCAGCGATCCGCCCTCCACCGCCCCCCTCACGAAAGACCCGACCGTCACCCCCGTCCCCTCCGCCTCCGCCGACCTCGTGGTCGTCCCCGTGCGCCACCCCTGGCGCTGGGTGGCCGTCGCCGCCACCGCCGTCCTGCTCGTGCAGTTCGCCCACGGGCTCGTCACCAACCCCGGCTGGGAGTGGGACGTCTTCGCCGCGTTCTTCACCACCGAGACGATCCTCCAGGCCGTCTGGGTCACCCTCCAGCTCACCTTCTACGGCACGGCCCTCGGCTTCGCGATCGGCATCGTGCTGGCCTTCATGCGGCTCTCGGCCAACCCGTTCCTGCGGTCGGTCGCCTTTGCCTACATCTGGGCCTTCCGCTCCATCCCGCTCATCGTCCAGCTGCTCTTCTGGTTCAACCTCGCCTATCTCTACAAGGAGTTGAGCATCGGCATCCCCTTCGGGCCGAGCTTCCTCTCCTTCGACACGATGGGCCTCGTCGGCGAGATGAGCGCCGCCGTCCTCGGGCTCGCCCTCCACCAGGCGGCCTACGCGGCGGAGATCGTCCGGGGCGGCGTACTCGCCGTGGACGAGGGCCAGTCGGAGGCGGCGGCCTCCCTCGGCATCCCGAAGCTCCGGCAGCTGCGGCGGATCGTGCTGCCGCAGGCGATGCGCTCGATCCTGCCCAACGCCGCCAACGAGATCATCTCGCTCTTCAAGGGCACCTCGATCGTCTCCGTCATGGCGATCGGCGAACTCTTCTACCAGGTGCAGGTCGTCTACGGCCGTAACGGACGGGTCGTCCCGCTCCTGATGGTCGCCACCGCCTGGTACGTCCTGCTCACCACCGCGCTCTCCGTCGTCCAGCACTACGTCGAACGCCACTACGCGAAGGGGAGCGCCCGATGAGCGCCACCACCACCGTCCCGAAGACCGCCGAGGCCACCACCGCCAAGGTCGAGATCCGCTCCGTCCACAAGAACTTCGGCCCGCTCCACGTCCTGCGCGGCATCGACCTCGACGTCCGGGCGGGTGAGGTCACCGTCGTCCTCGGCCCCTCGGGCTCCGGCAAGTCGACCCTCCTGCGGACCATCAACCACCTGGAGAAGGTCGACAGCGGCACGGTCAGCGTCGACGGCACCCTCGTCGGCTACCGCCGCTCCGGGAACAAGCTCTACGAGCTGCGGGAGCGCGACATCCTCAAGCAGCGCACCCGGATC
The sequence above is a segment of the Streptomyces sp. NBC_01255 genome. Coding sequences within it:
- a CDS encoding cell division protein SepF — protein: MGSVRKASAWLGLVEDNDERYYDDEYADGAENGDAWVTDPRVRVATDTAQDQGRRIATVSPDGFRDARGIGELFRDGVPVIVNLTGMEPHDAKRVVDFAAGLAFGLRGSIERVATRVFLLTPADTQIIGGETRRRPQDGFFNQS
- a CDS encoding DUF5685 family protein translates to MFGIVRPCTHRLTDGLKVEWMAHLCGLCLALRADHGQFARVVTNYDGLIVSVLTEAQTGAVASGRRTAGPCPLRGMRTAPVAQGEGARLAAAVSLVLASAKVRDHVADRDGLLARKPVAAAARRVARSWDRAGARTGRALGFDTAVLVDAVDRQTGLESLAGLGTPLLAVTEPTETATAAAFAHTAVLAGRPDNAAPLAEAGRLFGRLAHLLDAVEDQTADAAAGAWNPLTATGTSREEARRLADDALHGIRLALRDAEFADGKLVHVLLAHELRTSVDRAFGTTSCSHGTPGPGQGPVPGNPYAGGPSGPYDPYGGGNPYGGGAGGPAGPGGPGGLPPQFGGGAPQAPKPRGFLAGCAAFTWLFCTCQICCAKEYEGPWSRKKREGCCRDCNCDGGCGNCDCCCPCDGC
- a CDS encoding ABC transporter substrate-binding protein, with the protein product MSTRTSSGTTRTTSGTTRTTSGTTRTALGFALITAAALTLTACAGGEPTTAPAGASGAPGAAKGALPSEDVVSAVKKNEAAAKLLPADVRQRGSFTVAASVGTPPSSAYLPDGRTVVGVDADFTGAVAKALGLEVKREAVGFEAILPALGSGKYDVGTGNFGVTEERRKTIDFVTYVNDGQGFATRSDSPLKAVTDLTQLCGLKVATGAGTTFERTLEQNKGRCAEAGKQPYEVNVFNETGAVWMALQQGRSDVVMSTINGVRYAVTQQKNVKFLNEYRRLDVGFAFKKGTPLAPAFQAAVNGLKADGTYDRILKKWGVTESGIERSQITPPEIPAPTK
- a CDS encoding GNAT family N-acetyltransferase, with the protein product MTFALSVYRTTTTDPLARPLLDELAYEYTTRYGSAHDLSLYPASEFAPPDGAFLLLMEQGRPVAGGAYRRYDEHTAELKRIWTHSAHRRRGLARRVLTVLEREAAARGYTRIHLTTGARQPEARGLYLATGYRPLFDVSADLESLGPLPFEKLLENPKP
- a CDS encoding amino acid ABC transporter permease, translated to MSATLVKTPSTAPPAEPPPRVVATRRAGQWAAAAVVLVLLGLGLLSVVRNKAFQWDVVAEYFTAASVLRGLGLTLWLTALVMALGFVLGTLLAVFRMSANPVLRAVSWGYVWFFRSTPILVQLLFWFNIGALYPTVLGVHTVNLLGPVAVAVIGLTLHEAAYAAEVVRGGILSVDRGQIEAAQSLGLGRWRRLTRIVLPQAMRSIVPPAGNMLIGTLKGTSIVSVIAVQDLLYSTQLIYHRTYEVIPLLLVATLWYVAVTSVLSLGQHYVERYYARGTGSAR
- a CDS encoding FAD/NAD(P)-binding protein codes for the protein MSPRPSLAIVGAGPRGTGFLERLAASLPELYGDDPLDLHLVDPHPPGPGRIWRTAQSPLLWMNSQAEDVTMFTDETVRLDGPVRPGPTLADWAALDGRTFPTRPQQGAYLRWVYERTLAALPASVTVHEHRTTALRIGGPRDGRQRVWLEAGAEPLLADVVVLTVGHLDAEPDPEQRALADFAARHRLVHLPPDFTADADLSALPAGEPVLVRGFGLAFVDLMVLLTEGRGGRYEGEGDDLVYVPSGREPALHVGSRRGVPYHSKIGYVLDGERPPLPRFFGTEQTDALLDRAGPLDFRRDVWPLVDKELGWAHYHRLFSTHPERTSLAWSAFERAYAEAPPRGAEVAALVAAAVPDPADRFDPDVLDHPLDGVRFGSAEELQRGLRDYVTDDLTRRHDPAHSPDAAVFAALLSVYAQLLRLGDRIDTGSWWHGFFSYLASGPPGPRLRQLLALSRAGVVRFLGPQVTVEADEERGVFRAASTAVPGEWTEARALVEARLPDPTLELTGSPLLRALYEDGARATASGLLVVDPADARILERDGRPHPRRFALGPHTTARAGGAFTRPRTGGIAFGQNDVAARAALTFLREQSEQSDRSDGSDRSDGSDRGDRTCRLPAPLSA
- a CDS encoding amino acid ABC transporter permease — protein: MSLTSDPPSTAPLTKDPTVTPVPSASADLVVVPVRHPWRWVAVAATAVLLVQFAHGLVTNPGWEWDVFAAFFTTETILQAVWVTLQLTFYGTALGFAIGIVLAFMRLSANPFLRSVAFAYIWAFRSIPLIVQLLFWFNLAYLYKELSIGIPFGPSFLSFDTMGLVGEMSAAVLGLALHQAAYAAEIVRGGVLAVDEGQSEAAASLGIPKLRQLRRIVLPQAMRSILPNAANEIISLFKGTSIVSVMAIGELFYQVQVVYGRNGRVVPLLMVATAWYVLLTTALSVVQHYVERHYAKGSAR